The window TCAGCTCCCTAcgagctggagcagggctgctccccccGCCACGGCCAGGTCTGCCTCTGAGTCACTGTTTTCCCGACAGCTTTGCAAAGCTGATCAACGCCACTAAAAATAATCCCTGCCTGGCTCTGAAACGCagctggcagcggggctgcagccctgaggaggaaggatgggCACCACGGGGCCCCTGTGAGGAGGCAGCGGCCAGGAGAGGGGACAGAGCCCTGGGTCCGGCAGCCCCATGGGTCCGGCAGCCCCACGGGCACTGCTGAGCCCCACAGGCTGCCCTTTCCAAATCCACCTTCCAAGGGAAGCCCCGGGGCCGGCTGGCTCCTGGCAAGGCGTCAAGCCAAGGATGTGGCAGTGCCAGGCCAAATTGGTGGTGCAAACCGTGCTGGGGGactggagggagctgggggcaggATACCACCCCAGCCGAGGGCGCGCTGCCTGCGTGAGGCTGTGCGCAGGCAAAGGGCACGCATGGGCGCAGGAGCGGGTCCGTGGGCACAGCTGGCCTCACAGCTGCGCCATTTGGAGCTGCACAGTCATGAATACACATGAATATGCATGATGGGGGGGGCAGCCAATGGCAGCGGCGCTCCAGCGCGCCAGCAGCTGCCAGCCTTCACCATGAACTTCTCCTGACATTTGGGATGCGCCTCGATGGGTTTCCAAGCCTCCCTCCCCCTCCGAAGTGTGCCCTGGACCCCGTGTGAGGCCAAGACCCCCCCACAGCCAGGGCCATGGTGGGACCCCTCAGCCCTGCCACCACCCTGGGGCTGGCCCCACCACCCCTGCTGGCCCCAGGACCTCCCTGCTGCCTGGGGTAGGGTCAGCCCCGCTGGgttcagcagctccagccccatgGCGAGGTGCAATAACCTTCTCTCTTCCCTAAAGCCGTCCCTCTGCAATCAGCCCGGCCTCCACCCGGCTCCCTCTGCCCACGCAGTGAGGACAGACATTGCCAGCAACCAGTAAGTCTCTTCTACCTcgtttttatttatttcaagtcAGAGCACGTCGGCTCTGccttcaccagtgctgagggTGGGAGGAAAAGGTGCAGGAGAGCACAGGGAGGAGCAGCCAGAGCCCAAGTGCTGCTGGACACTGACTCCAAGGCTCCTTTTTTCTGAGCAAACTAGATCCTGGGTGTGAGGCCCCTCATTCCCCACCCTGTGCGTGGCCATCAGCGTGTGAGGAAGGAGCCCATCTGGAAGGGGCAGGCCCTCAAAAGGGCAGGGGAGACAAACTGcccccctctgcctccccaccGACCCCTTCTGCTGCCCCACGCTCCCAGGGGGAAGCTCATCCCCATTCGTCCCAGCTGTAGGCAGCCGGCAGGGCAGGCTGTGCCAGGAGGCCCCAGGTGTGGGTATGGTACCTGCACCCCACACGTGGGCTCTGGCTCTGTGCAGCTGAGACCACCCTCCCCAGGAGCTGCACAGCGTGGCTGCTACGGGGGCGATGCAgcctcctcccctgcctgcagtgcggagggggacacgggggactAAACTGAAGAGACCCCGCAGGGCAGCggccagcccctgctcccagcccgtGGCTCCACCAAGGAAATCCTCCCTCCATCATATGGGACTTGAGCCAGCGTGtcccaccctgccccaggcCAGGGACATGCCCAGAGCACGGGGCCTTGCTGGCACTGCCACCTCACTAAGCCCTGCTACTGCTCCAGTCAGCGAGCAAAGGCCACGGGAACAACAAACACAGGTTTCACTAACCACTAGAGATCTTCTCCGAAGAGAAGAGCGATACGAACGCGCTGCCTGGGGCATCAAGGACAGTTGAGAGTCAGCAGGGAGAGAGCACGTGAGCCCCGAACACCGCAGAGCCCGGGACAAGGCCACGTTCCCAGTGCAGCGCCAGTCCCACCAGCCTGGACATCCCTCCAGTGGTCCCTCTTCCAGCGAGGGCTGCAGGTCCCGGGGAAGGCAGGCAACGGCGCTAGCACTGGTCACTGCGTCTCGTGCCGCCTGCCCAAGGGCTCCGCCGGCTCATCCGGGCTGTCCGAGTGGGTGTCGTCCACGCCGAAGTCACCCCAGTACGGGAAGGGCTCGAGGCAGCTGGGACCCTGCGGGCTTCCCCGGCCGGCACCGCTGGGAGGAGAGAACAGGTCAGAGATGGGATCCGAGGAGGATGCAGGGCCCGAGGTGCCCATGTGAACCGCTGCCTCCTTGGCACAGCCCCTTCTGCGCAGCCCCACCACAGCCCTCGGCTTCCAGCCAGCCCAGCCACAGGAGCAGCCGCTCACCCTCGCACGCAAGCCCGGAGCAGGGAAGGCGGGGAGAGCTGCCACCAGCGAGAGGGAGCCCCGAAGCCGCACTGCCTGGGTACCTACCCAATAGCCCGGGCTGCTGCGCTCCCTCAAACCCCTTCCTTAAACCAGAAAGGCTCTAGTTAAAAACAGGTCTCTCGCTGGAGTCCAGACACCTCTTTCTTCCTGCTAGTTGAAAACCAAGATGAAGAAACGCGGGCACCAGGCACTGGGTGGTGCAGGAGGGCCTCCTGCTTAGCAGGTAACCACCTCGTCTGAGGGACAGGGGGAACCCAGAGCATCGCTGCCAGCGAGACCCCACGCCTGCCGCAGGACTCGAGACACACAGGTGATGTCTGTGCTTGTTCAGCTTCTcgcagggagctgcagcagtgaggatgccctcctctcccaccaGGTCAGCTGCCTCCCCACGTGCAGAAAACCCTTGCCTGGCAGCAGGGGAGGGGCAGCCACCCCACAGGGAGATGCCCGATTAATTCCCCAGTGTGCAGCAAGCACTCTGAAGCTCTGATGGGCACAAGGAATTGCAGAACCCACTCACGCTGTGAGGACCAAGGGAAGAGGCACAGGAAGCCTGAGCTCTGAAAGCCTCCAGAGGCTCCTCGCTCCCCAGGGATTGCAGAGGAAAGCAGCCAAAGGCCTTTGCAAATCTCAGCTTAAGTTCTTCTGAGAGACTCGAGCTCTTTTCTGCTAAGCCTTGGCCACGGCCAGAACAGGTCACCCTCCCGGGCAGGCTGGAGGGCAGTACAGGAGACTGCTGGTGACAGCCCAAGATGTCCCGCTCTACTCGCCTGACCCCCAGGAATCCTGCCTGTTTggtgtgcagggctggggaccacGGGCTCAACTTCATTCCCTCAAGCAACCGTAACAAGGATGGGACAGAAAGCTCAAAACCATTCAGGGGTCTCTAGAAAGCCTGGCAGCTCCTCTGATTTCACAGCAGAGGCTGTTTCTGACTGGTGAAAGTCCCTTGCACGGGCACCAACTCTTTGGAATCAGGCTGTAGCCAGCCCCACAGCGGCAAGCCCTGACACGGGGAGCTGCAGACAGCAAGTCACCAGCTGCCTCAGAGCGCTGCTGGtagccagccctgctccagctaGCCCAGAACAGCTCCAGGCACAGCaagggagctgggggctgcctgggccGGTCCTTCCCCGCCTGCGTTACCTGCCGTGCAGGTCCCCTCCCGgcagcggcgcggggcggctctcctcctcctgcacccaGCCGCAGTTGGACATGGCGTAGTGCAGGATGGCTCCTGTCACTGTCTGCGAGCCCTGGCCTTGCACGCACGCCTCGATCTCGGGTACTGAGAGCTGGCTCTGCAGGAAAAGGTGCAGCCGGCTGTCGGAGAGCAGGACCACGTTCTGCACGACCCTGCGCACGGAGAAAGGAGCGTGAGTGAGGCAGGAGCTCCAAGTGtgtcctctgcctccctccagccctcACAAATGCTCTACTCACTTCTCCAGGAACTGCTGCAGCCCCTGTCTCCGCTTCTCGATGAACTCATCCGTGCTGCCCACGAAGAAGGTGGATTTCCCTGGCAGCTCTGGGACAGGCCtgcaggcacagagcagaggcagcagttcAGCGTCAGATCACCCCAGCGCCA is drawn from Nyctibius grandis isolate bNycGra1 chromosome 26, bNycGra1.pri, whole genome shotgun sequence and contains these coding sequences:
- the SNX11 gene encoding sorting nexin-11 gives rise to the protein MLENQEEELTTVRVQDPRVQNEGSWNSYVDYKIFLHTNSKAFTAKTSCVRRRYREFVWLRRQLQKNAGLVPVPELPGKSTFFVGSTDEFIEKRRQGLQQFLEKVVQNVVLLSDSRLHLFLQSQLSVPEIEACVQGQGSQTVTGAILHYAMSNCGWVQEEESRPAPLPGGDLHGSGAGRGSPQGPSCLEPFPYWGDFGVDDTHSDSPDEPAEPLGRRHETQ